In a single window of the Schistocerca americana isolate TAMUIC-IGC-003095 chromosome X, iqSchAmer2.1, whole genome shotgun sequence genome:
- the LOC124556656 gene encoding myosuppressin has translation MRSCMVIVVALAVSAQLAWWGAQANAVPVTRPIVCATDDVSPQIRKVCQAYEAFSELATSAKDYLDHFAAEAHRQSVRPLPAGIKREDVGHVFLRFGKRR, from the exons ATGCGCAGCTGTATGGTGATTGTGGTAGCCCTGGCGGTGAGCGCGCAGCTGGCGTGGTGGGGCGCGCAGGCGAACGCGGTGCCCGTGACGCGGCCCATCGTCTGCGCCACCGACGACGTCTCCCCGCAGATCCGCAAGGTGTGCCAGGCGTATGAAGCCTTCTCCGAGCTCGCCACTTCCGCCAAGGACTACCTCGATCATTTTG CTGCGGAGGCGCACCGACAATCGGTCCGCCCGCTGCCAGCCGGCATCAAGCGAGAAGACGTCGGCCACGTCTTCCTGAGATTCGGCAAGCGGCGATAA